In Colletotrichum destructivum chromosome 8, complete sequence, the following proteins share a genomic window:
- a CDS encoding Putative terpene cyclase PaxB has product MGFHLPLNRIDQVNQPPLYFLQVQDSLILSVSFFWTIAYVLYIRQGLRDKSYGMPLFALCANIAWEFLFGVVMPTSAAQVVAFVPWLIIDIGIIYTTWKYGPQEWKHSPIVARNLGWILSLGVVTMIGAFWAFINTVGIDPASFYLGYSDQLLISCTSLAQLLRRDSTAGHSWGIWFNRTLGTFLSIVLFAWRYAHYPESYTRVAEPIVVFFFAASEVVDVAYAFVYAHVAAKEKLKQK; this is encoded by the exons ATGGGTTTCCATCTTCCTCTCAACCGCATCGACCAGGTGAACCAGCCTCCGTTGTACTTCTTGCAGGTTCAAGATAGTCTCATTCTATCggtgtccttcttctggaCCATAGCCTATGTGCTGTACATCCGGCAGGGCTTGCGCGACAAGTCTTATGGCATGCCTCTTTTTGCACT CTGTGCAAACATAGCATGGGAGTTCCTCTTTGGCGTCGTCATGCCGACGTCGGCAGCACAGGTGGTGGCCTTTGTACCATGGCTTATCATCGACATTGGCATCATCTACACCACCTGGAAGTACGGCCCGCAGGAATGGAAGCACTCACCCATTGTGGCGAGGAATCTGGGCTGGATCCTGTCGCTGGGTGTTGTGACCATGATTGGCGCTTTCTGGGCCTTCATCAACACTGTTGGCATCGACCCGGCGTCCTTCTACCTGGGCTACTCGGACCAGTTGCTCATCAGCTGCACGTCGCTCGCGCAACTGTTGCGTAGAGACAGCACCGCCGGTCACTCTTGGGGTATCTG GTTCAACCGTACGCTGGGCACGTTCCTCTCCATCGTGCTGTTTGCCTGGCGGTACGCGCATTACCCGGAGAGCTACACTAGGGTGGCGGAGCCCATTgtggtcttcttctttgctgCATCCGAGGTCGTGGACGTCGCGTATGCATTCGTCTACGCCCACGTCGCGGCAAAGGAGAAGCTGAAGCAGAAATAA
- a CDS encoding Putative cytochrome P450 has product MALSDGVRQLLAEADVKIYSTMSLFVLVAIATTLSTVSWSKASRTLHFPFIGSPSGNTAQKRQYFISNAVKLFQEGYQNFRNSVWRTIALDGELLVVPLPYADELRKQPEEVISRDVANNKSFETKLLNITFATPLMVHTVKADLTHNIPHLTSPMMTEAQETLREAFGESPEYSAVSVYQKLLRVVAIVSGIAFVGPETCRENEYLTNSIMFTVDLFSAIAELKKWPNWGPTRRIASYFIPQVKKMKDHRARSMAYLVPVIQKRRSMRFDSKEDKPKDMLQWLIEKSDKFGAKQDEDIAMVLILLGVAAIHTTTMAVTQTLYDLIGYCPEVIPELREEIRSVQAAHNGVLNTEALYQMKLLDSIMRESQRLNPTNVMRMQRCVLQSFQLADGTTIPAGIDIAVPALPVNLDESKYPDPLRFDPHRFVRLRSSVDPDPIGYASREQYQFISVTKENMAFGFGKPACPGRFFAATEMKLLLIRLLQDYDIKMPDGVEGRYPNMIRGTSITPDTSKTIMMRRRL; this is encoded by the exons ATGGCACTCTCTGACGGTGTTCGCCAGCTTCTGGCTGAAGCGGACGTCAAGATCTACTCGACCATGAGCTTGTTCGTTTTAgtcgccatcgccaccacCCTATCTACCGTTTCATGGTCGAAAGCCTCCCGAACCCTGCACTTCCCGTTCATTGGAAGCCCGTCCGGAAACACGGCGCAAAAGCGCCAATATTTCATCAGTAACGCCGTGAAGCTCTTCCAGGAAGGATATCAAAAC TTCCGAAACTCTGTATGGCGAACGATTGCTCTTGATG GCGAGTTACTCGTGGTCCCGTTGCCATACGCAGACGAACTGCGCAAGCAGCCAGAGGAAGTAATTAGTAGAGACGTAGCCAACAACAAG TCGTTTGAGACGAAGCTCTTGAACATCACTTTTGCTACACCATTGATGGTTCACACCGTCAAAGCTGACCTCACTCACAACATCCCACACCTTACCTCGCCCATGATGACAGAGGCTCAGGAGACACTTCGTGAGGCTTTTGGAGAGAGTCCGGAGTACAGCGCAGTAAGCGTGTATCAGAAGCTACTGCGCGTTGTCGCCATTGTGTCCGGCATCGCCTTTGTTGGGCCTGAGACTTGCCGCGAGAACGAGTACCTCACCAACAGCATCATGTTCACCGTCGATCTATTTTCCGCCATTGCCGAGCTGAAGAAGTGGCCCAACTGGGGTCCCACGCGCCGCATTGCGAGCTACTTTATACCGCAGGTGAAGAAAATGAAGGATCACCGCGCACGCTCGATGGCGTACCTCGTGCCTGTCATCCAGAAACGACGTTCTATGCGATTTGACTCTAAAGAGGACAAGCCCAAAGACATGCTCCAATGGCTGATAGAAAAGTCCGACAAGTTTGGAGCGAAACAAGACGAAGATATCGCCATGGTGCTCATCCTGCTGGGTGTGGCAGCCATCCATACAACGACCATGGCCGTGACACAGAC GCTTTACGATCTTATCGGGTACTGTCCCGAAGTTATTCCTGAGCTCCGTGAAGAAATTCGCTCCGTCCAGGCGGCACATAACGGAGTCCTCAACACCGAAGCCCTGTACCAGATGAAGCTGCTGGACTCGATCATGCGTGAATCACAACGGTTGAACCCAACCAATGTGATGCGGATGCAGCGTTGCGTGCTACAATCGTtccagctggccgacggcaccaccaTCCCGGCCGGCATCGATATTGCCGTGCCTGCGTTGCCCGTCAACTTGGACGAGTCTAAATATCCGGACCCCTTGCGTTTCGACCCGCACCGCTTCGTGCGCCTGCGGTCCAGCGTCGACCCCGACCCCATCGGCTACGCCAGCAGGGAACAGTACCAGTTCATCAGCGTGACCAAGGAGAACATGGCGTTTGGTTTCGGAAAACCGGCGTGTCCCGGgcgcttcttcgccgccaccgagatGAAGCTTCTTCTCATCCGCCTGTTGCAGGACTACGACATCAAGATgcccgacggcgtcgagggccgctATCCCAACATGATTCGTGGAACTTCCATCACGCCTGACACGAGTAAAACCATCATGATGCGGAGGCGGCTGTAG
- a CDS encoding Putative major facilitator superfamily, MFS transporter superfamily → MELRPVPGRLNTNSADTLTSQTSDPPLQELRPMPGRLDTDSPDTLTTPTSEHLSTDSNLNIVWWDGDNDPEHPYNWPVWRTRLNCTLVSCASFVAPLATTLFAPGVPQLMREFHSDSEELTTFVVSIYNLGMAFGPLLIAPLSEVYGRVKIYHVCNVGFVAFVIGCALAPNLQSLIALRFLSGVFGACFSANGGGSIADMVPQERRAGAMAAFTLGPLLGPIAGPIAGGFITSAKGWRWNFWLVAIVGTFLSLVMALTLKESFHPVILEAKAARLRKSTGNPLLRSKLDSGLTFKHNLRRSLVRPVKILVYSPVVTLISLYIAVTFGYLNLMFTSFTEIFENYYGFTPDQVGLAYLGLGVGSLVGVALFRLTSDRYLAKKAADANAAGDNSNVPNGGMKPEYRLTNLPIGSLLVPIGLFIYGWTTQYHIHWMVPIVATGLISCGNILTITPLQMYLIDAFHVHAASALAASIVLRSIVGAALPLAGLRMYSALGIGWGNSLLGFISLLFLPLTFVFLRYGEYLRKRFEIKTL, encoded by the exons ATG GAGTTACGTCCAGTGCCTGGCAGGCTCAATACCAACTCTGCTGATACCTTGACGAGCCAAACGTCTGATCCTCCCCTTCAGGAGTTACGTCCAATGCCTGGCAGACTTGATACCGATTCTCCCGATACCTTAACGACTCCAACGTCTGAGCACCTCTCCACGGACAGCAATCTTAACATTGTGTGGTGGGATGGTGATAACGATCCGGAACATCCGTACAACTGGCCAGTATGGCGGACGAGACTCAATTGCACCTTGGTGAGCTGTGCCAGTTTTGTCGCGCCGCTGGCAACTA CACTCTTTGCACCCGGTGTGCCCCAGCTCATGCGAGAGTTCCACAGCGATAGCGAAGAGCTTACAACGTTTGTTGTATCCATCTATAACCTGGGCATGGCATTCGGTCCCCTACTCATCGCGCCCCTTTCCGAAGTCTACGGCCGCGTCAAGATATATCATGTTTGCAACGTGGGCTTTGTGGCCTTTGTTATCGGATGCGCCTTGGCACCTAATCTTCAGTCTCTAATTGCCTTGCGCTTTCTCAGCGGCGTCTTTGGAGCATGCTTCAGTGCCAACGGAGGCGGTTCCATTGCCGACATGGTCCCACAAGAGAGGCGCGCCGGTGCCATGGCAGCCTTCACTCTCGGTCCTCTACTGGGCCCCATCGCTGGGCCTATTGCGGGCGGCTTCATCACTTCTGCAAAGGGTTGGCGATGGAACTTTTGGCTGGTAgccatcgtcggcacctTTCTGTCGCTCGTCATGGCCCTCACCCTGAAAGAGTCTTTCCATCCCGTTatcctcgaggccaaggcaGCCAGGCTTCGCAAATCCACTGGGAACCCTCTCCTACGATCCAAGCTTGACTCCGGTCTGACCTTCAAACATAATCTCAGGCGCAGCCTTGTACGCCCGGTTAAGATACTCGTGTATTCACCTGTTGTTACACTGATCTCACTCTACATCGCTGTTACTTTCGGATACCTGAATCTCATGTTTACTTCCTTCACCGAAATCTTTGAGAATTACTATGGCTTTACTCCCGACCAGGTCGGGTTGGCCTATCTCGGTCTAGGGGTAGGTTCCTTGGTTGGCGTCGCTTTGTTCCGCCTCACGTCAGACCGGTACTTGGCCAAGAAAGCCGCCGATGCaaacgccgccggcgataACTCTAACGTGCCCAACGGAGGGATGAAACCGGAGTACCGCCTGACGAATCTTCCAATAGGAAGTCTCTTGGTCCCTATCGGCCTCTTTATTTACGGCTGGACTACACAGTATCACATTCACTGGATGGTGCCCATTGTGGCGACGGGTCTCATCTCGTGCGGGAATATCCTAACAATTACGCCTCTACAAATGTATCTTATCGACGCATTCCATGTTCATGCTGCGTCAGCACTCGCTGCAAGCATCGTCCTGCGATCTATTGTTGGTGCGGCGTTGCCTCTAGCGGGTTTGAGGATGTACTCAGCTCTTGGCATTGGATGGGGGAACAGTCTCCTTGGGTTCATTTCCTTGCTATTTCTGCCTCTAACATTTGTGTTTTTAAGGTATGGAGAGTACCTAAGAAAGCGGTTTGAGATCAAAACTTTGTAA
- a CDS encoding Putative carboxylesterase, type B, carboxylesterase type B, carboxylesterase type B, active, whose amino-acid sequence MRFQLYVFAVWQLLAAATAGNGPTVDLPYARYQGVYNSTSNLNIFRGIRYAAPPTGKLRWQLPQEPDSSKTAVTPAVSDPPHCPWSRRSLQYPKTEAEEVSLRSFNVTGDEDCLFLNVFAPADAEDLPVLVWIHGGGYSLDEAASFDFSTQMGTNNNTYLAVVIQYRLGAFGFLSSADVVANGVGNAGLHDMVFALQWVQKNICKFGGDPGKVTVAGQSAGAGAALLLATTDITDGLFSGIIASSPYITTQPQFDGYRPTKNYQMLAERVNCSSTDSSSSLFSCLQNVDSVSLQNASDWVSTQGRYGQWAWGPVADGNLTKDTFSNRLSHGLKGSRLLTSNVADEGPYFTPQNITSQADFVSLLQSNYPKLTASNITEILATYAQKHEDFLTANSKDANNTDPGFATNGRDAPYATTVSNYATGWQQVANNFYAEATVICPSHWVADAYAAKEGGRAWRYQFSIPPAYHGLDVGSGSGFDVLLADVNTPNTSITLPLRRGLQTAWGDFIVNGAPTLSGSGSYVSVWPQWRMGGNGAAYMLNVNVTGGVPTEKESTFDGMVKLQITSYLPGGANDPPLQDALDIVDGEKWEDGRGERCRMLATLSHWINE is encoded by the exons ATGCGGTTCCAGTTGTATGTTTTTGCTGTCTGGCAACTCCTGGCAGCTGCAACTGCAGGGAATGGACCTACGGTTGACCTACCGTATGCCCGTTATCAAGGGGTCTACAACTCGACGTCGAATCTCAATATCTTCCGGGG CATCCGCTACGCAGCTCCTCCAACAGGAAAGCTTCGATGGCAACTACCCCAAGAACCGGATAGCAGCAAAACGGCCGTCACGCCAGCCGTATCTGACCCACCGCACTGTCCATGGTCTCGTCGTTCTCTGCAGTACCCAAAGACAGAAGCTGAAGAGGTTTCCCTTAGATCCTTCAACGTCACTGGAGACGAGGACTGTCTTTTCTTGAACGTGTTTGCGCCGGCCGACGCAGAAGACCTTCCCGTACTTGTATGgatccacggcggcggctacagtcttgacgaggccgcgTCGTTCGACTTTTCCACGCAAATGGGGACCAACAATAACACTTATCTCGCTGTTGTGATTCAATATCGTCTCGGCGCCTTTGGCTTTCTGTCATCAGCTGACGTCGTGGCTAATGGGGTCGGCAATGCCGGCTTGCATGATATGGTCTTCGCGCTCCAGTGGGTGCAGAAGAACATTTGTAAATTTGGGGGCGACCCGGGTAAAGTGACGGTCGCAGGGCAATCGGCTGGTGCTGGAGCGGCCTTATTGCTGGCTACTACGGATATCACCGATGGGCTCTTCAGTGGTATAATTGCGAGCAGCCCATATATCACTACACAACC TCAGTTCGATGGATACCGGCCAACGAAGAACTACCAAATGCTAGCGGAGCGTGTCAACTGCTCATCCACCGACAGCTCCTCGTCTCTTTTTTCCTGTCTCCAGAACGTAGACTCGGTTTCTCTTCAAAACGCCAGCGACTGGGTGAGCACACAGGGTCGTTACGGACAATGGGCATGGGGCCCTGTTGCCGACGGGAATCTCACCAAGGACACTTTTTCAAATCGGCTATCCCACGGGTTGAAGGGGTCCCGTTTGCTGACCAGTAACGTCGCAGACGAAGGCCCATATTTCACTCCGCAGAACATCACCTCCCAGGCGGACTTTGTCTCGTTGTTGCAGTCCAACTACCCCAAGCTGACCGCTTCCAACATTACGGAAATACTAGCCACTTACGCCCAGAAACACGAGGACTTCCTCACGGCCAACTCAAAGGACGCAAATAATACGGACCCGGGCTTTGCAACGAACGGTCGGGATGCACCCTATGCTACCACTGTGTCCAACTATGCCACAGGTTGGCAGCAAGTAGCCAACAATTTCTATGCCGAGGCCACAGTCATATGCCCCTCGCATTGGGTTGCCGACGCATACGCAGCGAAAGAGGGAGGCCGAGCATGGCGTTACCAGTTCAGCATACCACCCGCCTACCACGGCCTAGACGTGGGCTCCGGATCCGGCTTCGACGTGCTCCTTGCGGATGTCAACACTCCCAATACGTCCATAACTCTACCTCTCCGGCGCGGATTGCAGACCGCTTGGGGAGACTTCATCGTCAATGGGGCGCCAACTCTAAGTGGTTCTGGTTCGTACGTGAGCGTCTGGCCGCAGTGGAGAATGGGGGGGAACGGAGCCGCTTACATGTTAAATGTAAACGTGACAGGAGGAGTGCCAACGGAGAAGGAATCTACATTCGACGGCATGGTCAAGTTGCAAATCACCAGCTATTTGCCTGGCGGCGCCAACGACCCACCTCTACAGGATGCCTTGGACATTGTGGACGGCGAAAAATGGGAGGACGGCCGAGGGGAACGATGCCGCATGTTAGCGACACTAAGCCATTGGATCAACGAGTAG
- a CDS encoding Putative metal-dependent hydrolase, composite domain superfamily → MAGKYLITGGLVVTLDNTLGDFDNGAVLVQDGIIKAVGKAEDISDPDAEIIDASEGVVIPGMVDTHRHVSMSLTRGIGVDQHLWHFLANTYTRWLPATGVEDMRISALVGALEAIDSGVTTIMDTCESFHSPEHAEAELQGLKDSGIRAFFCYGMSADQYGDVPAGKAGWDARMSHVASMVQENDQEGVVRVALQLSQSGTTPLSWINDELRLARDHELFCCSHTSAVPNSSLTNDLETRADFGHMHPGHVYIHCTSLTDHEMSLIAKTGGKIALAPDTDIQMGMGFPPLRMALAHGLKPALSIDTSSAAPPDLLSQMRLQLQVQRGLDHQATHLGRRVALNMNLGARDALIWGTRNGAEAVGLGDKIGTLSPGKRADVVVITSKRALSGTANPLGTAVLHSTPADVDLVMVDGKIVKRDGQLVGVDVPAIRAKAREGLRRIQENLKKARPEMSAEEIEEFFRQGEKAHRINISEAYAHGVKVEDYLRKL, encoded by the coding sequence ATGGCTGGAAAATATCTCATCACTGGGGGCCTCGTGGTGACCCTGGATAACACGCTCGGCGACTTCGACAACGGTGCCGTCCTCGTACAAGATGGCATCATCAAGGCTGTCGGCAAGGCGGAGGACATTTCTGACCCTGACGCCGAGATCATCGATGCTTCCGAGGGCGTCGTAATTCCAGGCATGGTGGACACCCATCGCCATGTGTCCATGAGCCTGACGCGGGGCATCGGCGTGGACCAACACTTGTGGCATTTCCTCGCCAACACTTACACGCGATGGCTGCCGGCAaccggcgtcgaggacatgcGCATTTCTGCTCTCGTCGGCGCATTGGAGGCCATCGACAGCGGAGTAACGACAATCATGGACACCTGCGAATCCTTCCACTCACCCGAGCACGCCGAGGCAGAGCTGCAGGGTTTGAAGGACTCTGGAATCCGAGCATTCTTCTGCTATGGCATGAGCGCAGACCAGTATGGCGACGTCCCCGCAGGCAAGGCTGGCTGGGATGCGCGAATGTCACATGTTGCCAGCATGGTCCAAGAGAACGACCAAGAGGGTGTGGTTCGCGTTGCTCTCCAACTTAGCCAGTCGGGGACAACACCCCTCTCATGGATTAACGACGAGCTGAGACTTGCACGGGACCATGAGTTGTTCTGTTGCTCGCACACCAGTGCAGTTCCCAATTCCAGCCTCACAAACGACTTGGAGACCCGCGCAGATTTCGGACACATGCACCCTGGGCACGTCTACATTCACTGCACTAGCCTGACGGATCACGAGATGAGCCTCATCGCCAAGACGGGAGGCAAAATCGCCCTAGCACCCGACACTGACATCCAAATGGGCATGGGGTTCCCACCTCTGAGAATGGCTCTCGCGCACGGTCTGAAGCCGGCCCTCAGCATCGACACGTCGAGCGCCGCTCCGCCGGATTTGCTGTCGCAGATGCGTTTGCAACTGCAGGTGCAGCGCGGGCTGGACCACCAAGCAACCCACCTTGGTCGTCGCGTCGCGTTAAACATGAACCTCGGCGCGCGTGACGCCTTGATCTGGGGAACGCGGAACGGCGCTGAGGCTGTTGGATTAGGGGACAAGATCGGCACCCTGAGCCCCGGCAAGAGGGCTGACGTTGTGGTCATCACCAGCAAGCGGGCTCTCAGCGGAACAGCCAATCCACTGGGCACTGCCGTGCTGCATTCTACCCCGGCTGACGTGGACCTCGTCATGGTGGACGGGAAGATCGTGAAGCGCGATGGGCAGTTGGTGGGAGTGGACGTCCCTGCAATCCGTGCGAAAGCCCGGGAAGGGCTGCGGCGTATTCAGGAGAACCTCAAGAAAGCAAGACCGGAGATGAGCGCGGAAGAAATTGAAGAGTTCTTCCGCCAGGGGGAGAAGGCCCACCGCATCAACATTTCGGAGGCTTACGCTCATGGTGTCAAGGTGGAGGACTACTTGAGAAAGCTGTGA
- a CDS encoding Putative GroES-like superfamily, alcohol dehydrogenase-like, NAD(P)-binding domain superfamily — protein sequence MFDSDTHMDKTTVPGVLSRQTAIVGSCNGNLEITNDAPVPQLEDDMVFVSVTAVALNPVDNKMQGRLITPGAIAGHDFSGTVLDLGSKAASLTPAPLAIGDRVCSAVQGMHGLTPSVGAFAHTVGASAHACLKVPETISDLQAASLGTAVATMGLALFKSLGIPGHPEAPITEGKGRHILIYGASSSVGTMAVQLAKLSGMVVIGTCSQKNFDLVKSYGADVVFDYKSKTCVQDIKDYTRHSLKFALDCISEVDTMAFCYACLGRTGGKYTRLEPFPDVLHTRKHTVTPDWVLGPSMHGKPISWPPPFGRDADVEVREFAVKWFATVQRLLDGGKLRPHPVRVIEGFPAILEGLQTLKRNALSGEKLVVQL from the exons ATGTTTGACTCAGATACCCACATGGACAAAACAACAGTCCCCGGCGTACTCAGCCGTCAAACCGCAATCGTGGGATCATGCAATGGCAACCTGGAGATCACAAACGACGCCCCAGTACcccagctcgaggacgacatggTTTTCGTATCAGTGACGGCCGTGGCCTTGAACCCCGTCGACAACAAGATGCAGGGCCGGCTGATCACACCAGGCGCAATCGCCGGCCACGACTTCTCCGGTACcgtcctcgatctcggcagCAAGGCAGCAAGCCTGACGCCAGCACCCCTGGCCATCGGCGATAGAGTGTGCAGCGCGGTGCAGGGCATGCACGGCCTCACCCCCTCCGTGGGCGCCTTCGCGCacaccgtcggcgccagcgCACACGCCTGTCTCAAGGTGCCGGAAACCATATCCGACCTCCAGGCGGCGTCGTTGGGCACGGCGGTTGCGACGATGGGACTGGCGTTGTTCAAGTCCTTGGGCATCCCTGGACACCCGGAGGCGCCCATCACGGAGGGCAAGGGTAGGCATATCCTGATTTACGGCGCGAGCTCGAGTGTGGGAACAATGGCGGTACAACTGGCCAAACT ATCTGGCATGGTAGTGATCGGGACTTGCTCGCAGAAAAACTTTGACTTGGTCAAGTCTTACGGCGCAGATGTTGTGTTTGACTACAAGTCGAAAACCTGCGTCCAAGACATCAAGGACTACACTAGACACAGTCTCAAGTTCGCCTTGGACTGCATCTCCGAGGTCGACACTATGGCATTCTGCTACGCGTGCCTCGGCCGGACTGGTGGCAAGTACACGCGGCTGGAGCCGTTCCCCGACGTCCTCCACACCAGAAAGCACACCGTGACGCCGGACTGGGTTCTGGGTCCCTCGATGCACGGAAAGCCAATCAGCTGGCCCCCGCCGTTTGGGCGTGATGCTGATGTTGAGGTGAGGGAGTTTGCCGTCAAGTGGTTTGCCACCGTGCAGCGGCTCCTTGACGGGGGCAAGTTAAGACCGCATCCTGTTAGGGTTATAGAGGGATTTCCTGCCATCTTGGAGGGGCTTCAGACGCTGAAGAGAAACGCTCTATCAGGAGAGAAGCTTGTTGTTCAGCTTTAA
- a CDS encoding Putative Globin-like superfamily protein, whose amino-acid sequence MFEPATATATSTAVAQDDMQPSSDWAVNDVEAVSPEKMAIVNATAPQLKEQAMAITMSFYYSMKDVYPELIAKFAKQPRQLSTAIMAYCQLLDDPPKLMKGVEKIAKIHVDADITPDLYALVGKGFIQAVGEVLGDQATPEVLEAWDDAFRVLSNVLIASEKQLYSQRQRRDTVSV is encoded by the coding sequence ATGTTTGAACCAGCTACCGCGACCGCTACCTCGACGGCTGTTGCCCAAGACGATATGCAGCCGTCTTCGGACTGGGCCGTCAACGACGTGGAGGCAGTCTCGCCCGAGAAAATGGCCATCGTCAATGCCACTGCACCACAACTCAAAGAGcaggccatggccatcaccATGTCCTTTTACTACAGCATGAAAGACGTCTACCCGGAGCTGATTGCCAAGTTCGCCAAACAACCGCGGCAACTGTCGACGGCAATCATGGCTTACTGTCAGTTGCTGGACGATCCGCCAAAGCTGATGAAGGGGGTGGAGAAGATCGCCAAGATACACGTAGACGCAGACATCACGCCGGATCTGTATGCGTTGGTTGGCAAGGGGTTCATCCAGGCCGTTGGAGAGGTCTTGGGAGATCAGGCGACGCCCGAAGTGCTGGAAGCTTGGGATGATGCGTTCAGGGTCCTCTCCAATGTTTTGATAGCTTCAGAGAAACAGCTATACTCCCAACGGCAAAGAAGAGACACCGTATCCGTCTGA
- a CDS encoding Putative UDP-glucuronosyl/UDP-glucosyltransferase — protein sequence MSSALHLGYTGSQRKSLIVMMSIPTYGHTLPLLKICSHLVARGYSVFFIGGTEHQAQIRRAGAEFIEHPPWGITDEFKAERDKIVNVFRRNTFEAEHVYVGSMLQRHRVLRSTLEHVRRKHPEEEVLIIHECISAFATLPFFYGAPLPAGYGRFPKVINIPIYPMFVWSIDTPPFGPGSPPTTTWLGRLANLLLYYVIISLPMYRQILGRVNQEMKVLGATRQVTGWLPDVVTTTADVVLMICSPSMEYPRSDLDPKIRFIGCLPNNVSTTSFRPTFQPQAWWSTIQENAKLPSQTRKRLVMVTQGTLSVDYNDLLIPLMQALAGRRDVLVVALLGGHDKELPRDFPVPANAYVAQYLPYEVILPLSDISVQNGGYGGWTQAVMYGVPTVLAGATEEKRENVMRGQWTGTSVGIKKRRPSVQELREAVDTILESYDEYKSTVLKLKAENDRLDAMAQIERATEGFPLDTVRQS from the coding sequence ATGTCGTCTGCTCTACATCTCGGCTACACAGGATCGCAGCGCAAATCTCTGATTGTAATGATGTCTATTCCGACCTATGGTCACACCCTGCCTCTCCTCAAGATCTGCTCGCACCTCGTCGCGCGAGGATATTCAGTCTTTTTCATCGGTGGCACCGAACATCAGGCCCAGATACGCCGCGCTGGCGCGGAATTCATCGAGCATCCGCCGTGGGGCATAACGGACGAATTCAAAGCCGAAAGGGACAAGATCGTCAACGTTTTCCGACGCAACACCTTTGAAGCCGAGCACGTCTACGTCGGGAGCATGCTGCAGCGACACCGAGTCCTTCGCTCCACGCTGGAGCATGTGCGCAGGAAGCACCCGGAAGAGGAGGTCCTCATCATACACGAGTGCATCTCGGCCTTTGCGACGCTCCCCTTCTTTTACGGCGCACCGCTGCCCGCGGGCTATGGCAGGTTTCCCAAAGTCATCAATATCCCCATCTATCCGATGTTTGTGTGGAGCATCGACACTCCTCCGTTCGGACCTGGCAGccccccgacgacgacctggctGGGACGCCTAGCGAACTTGCTCCTTTACTACGTCATCATCAGCCTGCCAATGTATCGTCAAATCTTGGGGCGCGTCAACCAAGAGATGAAGGTTCTCGGTGCCACTCGCCAGGTCACAGGCTGGCTGCCCGACGTGGTGACCACCACGGCGGACGTGGTCTTGATGATATGCAGCCCCAGCATGGAGTACCCGCGGTCTGATCTCGATCCCAAAATCCGCTTCATCGGCTGCCTACCGAACAACGTCTCCACGACGTCTTTTCGGCCAACCTTCCAGCCGCAGGCATGGTGGTCGACCATTCAAGAGAACGCCAAGCTGCCGTCGCAGACCAGAAAGCGGCTGGTCATGGTAACTCAGGGGACCCTGTCCGTGGACTACAACGACCTCCTGATTCCACTCATGCAGGCGCTGGCTGGCCGACGCGATGTTTTGGTCGTCGCACTCTTGGGAGGGCATGACAAAGAGCTGCCTCGAGACTTTCCAGTACCCGCGAACGCCTACGTGGCCCAGTACTTGCCATATGAGGTGATCCTTCCTCTGAGCGATATATCTGTACAGAATGGCGGGTACGGCGGTTGGACGCAGGCCGTAATGTATGGCGTTCCCACGGTTCTCGCGGGGGCGACAGAGGAAAAGCGAGAGAATGTGATGCGCGGGCAGTGGACTGGCACATCCGTGGGGATCAAAAAGCGACGGCCCTCTGTGCAAGAGTTACGAGAGGCAGTGGATACTATCCTCGAGAGCTATGACGAGTACAAGTCGACAGtgttgaagctgaaggcAGAAAACGACCGCCTGGATGCCATGGCACAGATCGAGCGTGCTACAGAGGGATTCCCATTGGACACAGTTCGGCAGTCATAA